A stretch of Megalobrama amblycephala isolate DHTTF-2021 linkage group LG14, ASM1881202v1, whole genome shotgun sequence DNA encodes these proteins:
- the LOC125244903 gene encoding tripartite motif-containing protein 16-like, with protein sequence MAEARIFQDEFMCSVCLDLLKDPVTTSCGHSYCKICITGCWDQEDQRRVYSCPQCRQTFSPRPALAKNTILAEVVEKLKKIKLSADCYAGAGDVQCDVCTGRKHKAVKSCLVCLDSYCQNHLEQHETFFKGKRHNLTEATGRLQEMICPKHDKILEVFCRTDQKCICLLCTMDEHKNHDTVSAAAQRTEKQHQLKETQRSFQQRIQQREKDLQQLREAVESHKRSAQTAVEDSERIFTELIRSIERRHSEATQRIRDQEKTAVSRAEGQLEHLEQEINDLRRRDAELEQLSHTQDHIHFLQSFQSLSAPPESTDVNDDPFNSLSSFDVVRESVCQLRDKLEDFCKEELKRISDRVTFTNIVPRTRNDFLQYSHQLNLDLNTVNKRLCLSERNRVITFTNTDQPYPDHPDRFDYWEQVLCRENVCGRCYWEIEWSERVYISVSYKSISRKGSGNECLFGSNDQSWRLICSSSSYSFKHNNIVTKLPVKSISSRIGVYVDHSAGTLSFYSISGDTMSLIHTVQTTFTQPLYPGFTFGFGSSVKLC encoded by the exons atggcagaagccagaATTTTTCAGGATGAGTTCATGTGTtcagtgtgtctggatctcctgaaggatccagtgaccACTTcttgtggacacagttactgtaagatctgtattacaggctgctgggatcaggaggatcagaggagagtctacagctgccctcagtgcagacagaccttcagtccaagacctgctttagctaaaaacaccattctggctgaagtggtggagaaactgaagaagattAAACTTTCTGCTGACTGttacgctggagctggagatgtgcagtgtgaTGTCTGTACTGGGAGAAAACACAAAGCCGTCaagtcctgtctggtgtgtctgGACTCCTACTGTCAGAATCACCTTGAACAACATGAGACCTTCTTTAAAGGAAAGAGACACAATCTGACTGaagccactggacgactgcaggagatgatctgcccGAAACACGACAAGATCCTTGAGGTTTTCTGCCGCACTGATCAGAAGTGTATATGTCTGCTGTGTACGatggatgaacataaaaaccacgacactgtatcagctgcagcacagaggacagagaaacag CACCAGCTGAAGGAGACGCAGAGGTCgttccagcagaggatccagcagagagagaaagatcttcagcagctgagagaggctgtggagtctcataag cgctctgcacaaacagcagtggaggacagtgagaggatcttcactgagctcatccgctccattgagagaagacactctgaggccacacagcggatcagagatcaggaaaagactgcagtgagtcgagctgaaggacAACTGGAGCatctggagcaggagatcaatgatctgaggaggagagacgctgagctggagcagctttcacacacacaggatcacatacatttcctgcag agtttccagtctctctcagctccACCTGAATCTACAGACGTAAATGACGATCCCTTCAattctctctcctcttttgatgttgtgagagaatctgtctgtcagctgagagacaaactggaggatttctgcaaagaggagctgaagaggatctctgacagag tcactttcaccaacattgttcccagaaccaggaacgacttcctacaat attctcATCAGCTcaatctggatctgaacacagtgaataaacgcctctgtctgtctgagaggaacagagTGATTACATTCACTAACACAGAtcagccgtatcctgatcatccagacagatttgattatTGGGagcaggtgttgtgtagagagaatgtgtgtggacgctgttactgggagattgagtggagtgaacGTGTgtatatatcagtgtcatataagagcatcagcaggaagggatcgggtaatgagtgtttgtttggttctaatgatcagtcctggagattgatctgctcttcctccagttactcattcaaacacaataaCATAGTGACTAAACTCCCAGTAAAGTCCATCAGcagtagaataggagtgtatgtggatcacagtgcaggaactctgtccttctacagcatctctggagacacaatgagcctcatccacacagtccagaccacattcactcaaccgctctatcctgggtttactTTTGGttttggatcatcagtgaaactgtgttga